A single region of the Pseudomonas granadensis genome encodes:
- the lpxC gene encoding UDP-3-O-acyl-N-acetylglucosamine deacetylase produces MIKQRTLKNIIRATGVGLHSGEKVYLTLKPAPVDTGIVFCRADLDPVVQIPARAENVGETTMSTTLINGDVKVDTVEHLLSAMAGLGIDNAYVELSASEVPIMDGSAGPFVFLIQSAGLEEQDAAKKFIRILREVTVEDGDKRATFVPFEGFKVSFEIDFDHPVFRDRTQSASVDFSSTSFVKEVSRARTFGFMSDIEYLRKHNLALGGSVENAIVVDADGVLNEDGLRYEDEFVKHKILDAIGDLYLLGNSLIGEFKGFKSGHALNNQLLRKLIEQTDAWEVVTFEDASTAPISYMRPVAAV; encoded by the coding sequence ATGATTAAACAACGCACACTGAAAAATATTATCCGTGCCACAGGTGTAGGCCTGCACTCCGGTGAGAAGGTCTATCTGACCCTCAAGCCTGCGCCTGTCGACACTGGCATTGTGTTTTGTCGCGCTGACCTCGACCCTGTGGTGCAGATTCCTGCCCGCGCGGAAAACGTCGGTGAAACCACTATGTCGACGACGCTGATCAATGGCGACGTCAAAGTGGACACGGTAGAGCACTTGCTCTCGGCCATGGCTGGCCTGGGCATCGATAACGCCTACGTCGAGCTCTCCGCGTCCGAAGTCCCGATCATGGATGGCAGCGCTGGACCCTTCGTATTCCTGATTCAATCGGCAGGCCTGGAAGAACAGGACGCCGCCAAGAAATTCATCCGCATCCTGCGTGAAGTGACAGTGGAAGACGGCGACAAGCGCGCCACTTTCGTGCCTTTCGAAGGGTTCAAGGTGAGCTTCGAGATCGATTTCGATCACCCGGTTTTCCGGGACCGCACCCAGAGTGCAAGCGTGGACTTTTCCAGCACTTCGTTCGTAAAAGAAGTCAGCCGCGCGCGTACCTTTGGTTTCATGAGTGACATCGAGTACCTGCGCAAGCACAACCTCGCACTCGGCGGCAGCGTTGAAAACGCAATCGTGGTCGACGCCGATGGCGTGTTGAACGAAGACGGTCTTCGTTATGAAGACGAATTCGTCAAACACAAGATCCTCGATGCAATTGGCGACCTCTACCTGCTGGGCAACAGCCTGATTGGTGAGTTCAAAGGCTTCAAGTCCGGTCATGCACTGAACAACCAGCTGCTGCGCAAGTTGATTGAGCAGACAGACGCTTGGGAAGTGGTGACGTTCGAAGACGCCAGCACCGCACCGATCTCTTACATGCGCCCGGTTGCGGCCGTGTAA
- the ftsZ gene encoding cell division protein FtsZ, which yields MFELVDNIPASPVIKVIGVGGGGGNAVNHMVKSNIEGVEFICANTDAQALKNIGARTILQLGTGVTKGLGAGANPEVGRQAALEDRERIAEVLQGTNMVFITTGMGGGTGTGAAPIIAEVAKEMGILTVAVVTRPFPFEGRKRMQIADEGIRMLSESVDSLITIPNEKLLTILGKDASLLSAFAKADDVLAGAVRGISDIIKRPGMINVDFADVRTVMSEMGMAMMGTGCASGPNRAREATEAAIRNPLLEDVNLQGARGILVNITAGPDLSLGEYSDVGSIIEAFASEHAMVKVGTVIDPDMRDELHVTVVATGLGAKIEKPVKVIDNTVHTSMASAQVQQPAPARQEAPAVNYRDLDRPTVMRNQAQAGAAAAAKMNPQDDLDYLDIPAFLRRQAD from the coding sequence ATGTTCGAACTCGTAGACAACATCCCCGCAAGCCCGGTAATCAAGGTTATCGGTGTCGGCGGTGGCGGCGGCAACGCTGTCAATCACATGGTCAAGAGCAACATCGAAGGCGTTGAGTTCATCTGCGCCAACACTGATGCTCAAGCGCTGAAAAACATCGGTGCGCGGACCATTCTGCAACTGGGCACCGGCGTGACCAAAGGCCTGGGCGCGGGCGCCAATCCTGAAGTGGGTCGTCAGGCCGCTCTGGAAGACCGTGAGCGCATTGCCGAAGTGCTGCAGGGCACCAACATGGTGTTCATCACCACTGGCATGGGCGGCGGTACCGGTACCGGTGCAGCGCCGATCATTGCCGAAGTGGCCAAGGAAATGGGCATCCTGACCGTTGCGGTCGTGACGCGTCCGTTCCCGTTCGAAGGTCGCAAGCGTATGCAGATCGCCGACGAAGGCATCCGCATGCTGTCGGAAAGCGTCGACTCGTTGATCACCATTCCCAACGAGAAGCTGCTGACTATCCTCGGCAAAGACGCAAGCCTCTTGTCGGCTTTCGCCAAGGCAGACGATGTACTGGCCGGTGCCGTTCGCGGTATCTCCGACATCATCAAGCGTCCGGGCATGATCAACGTCGACTTCGCCGACGTGCGTACCGTGATGAGCGAAATGGGCATGGCGATGATGGGCACTGGCTGCGCCAGCGGTCCGAACCGTGCACGTGAAGCCACTGAAGCGGCAATCCGCAACCCGCTGCTCGAAGACGTCAACCTGCAGGGCGCACGCGGCATCCTGGTGAACATCACCGCAGGTCCTGACCTGTCGCTGGGTGAGTACTCCGACGTGGGTAGCATCATCGAAGCCTTCGCTTCCGAGCACGCGATGGTCAAGGTCGGTACCGTTATCGATCCGGACATGCGCGACGAGCTGCACGTCACCGTAGTTGCCACCGGTCTGGGCGCGAAAATCGAGAAGCCTGTAAAGGTCATCGACAACACCGTTCACACCTCCATGGCGTCGGCGCAGGTGCAACAACCGGCTCCGGCCCGTCAGGAAGCGCCAGCGGTGAACTACCGTGATCTGGACCGTCCGACCGTCATGCGCAACCAGGCTCAGGCCGGTGCTGCGGCTGCCGCGAAGATGAATCCGCAAGATGACCTGGACTACCTGGACATCCCGGCATTCCTGCGTCGTCAGGCCGATTGA
- the ftsA gene encoding cell division protein FtsA yields MANVQSGKMIVGLDIGTSKVVALVGEVSDDGSLEIVGIGTHPSRGLKKGVVVNIESTVQSIQRAIEEAQLMAGCRIHSAFVGVAGNHIRSLNSHGIVAIRDREVSSADLERVLDAAQAVAIPADQRVLHTLPQDYVIDNQEGVREPLGMSGVRLEAKVHVVTCAVNAAQNIEKCVRRCGLEIDDIILEQLASAYSVLTDDEKELGVCLVDIGGGTTDIAIFTEGAIRHTAVIPIAGDQVTNDIAMALRTPTQYAEEIKIRYACALAKLAGAGETIKVPSVGDRPPRELSRQALAEVVEPRYDELFTLIQAELRRSGYEDLIPAGIVLTGGTSKMEGATELAEEIFHMPVRLGVPHGVKGLDDVVRNPIYSTGVGLLMYGLQKQSDGVSFSGIGSRDSYSNEEPQAPLLDRLKKWVQGNF; encoded by the coding sequence ATGGCAAACGTGCAAAGCGGCAAAATGATCGTCGGTCTCGATATCGGCACCTCCAAGGTGGTGGCGCTGGTCGGCGAGGTCTCCGACGACGGCTCGCTGGAAATCGTCGGGATCGGTACCCATCCGTCCCGTGGCCTGAAGAAGGGCGTGGTGGTCAACATCGAGTCCACCGTGCAGTCGATTCAGCGCGCGATCGAAGAAGCCCAGCTGATGGCCGGCTGCCGCATTCACTCGGCATTTGTCGGCGTGGCCGGCAATCACATCCGCAGCCTGAATTCCCACGGCATCGTCGCGATCCGTGATCGCGAAGTCAGCTCGGCGGACCTCGAGCGTGTACTGGATGCCGCTCAGGCCGTGGCGATCCCGGCTGACCAGCGCGTGCTGCACACCCTGCCGCAGGATTACGTGATCGATAACCAGGAAGGCGTGCGCGAGCCACTGGGCATGTCCGGCGTGCGTCTGGAGGCCAAGGTTCATGTGGTCACTTGCGCCGTCAACGCCGCGCAGAACATTGAAAAATGCGTGCGTCGCTGCGGTCTGGAAATCGACGACATCATCCTCGAGCAACTGGCCTCGGCCTACTCGGTATTGACCGACGACGAGAAAGAACTGGGCGTGTGCCTGGTCGACATCGGCGGCGGCACCACTGACATCGCGATCTTCACCGAAGGCGCGATCCGGCATACCGCGGTGATCCCGATTGCCGGTGATCAGGTGACCAACGACATCGCCATGGCGTTGCGCACCCCGACCCAGTACGCCGAAGAAATCAAGATCCGTTACGCCTGCGCCCTGGCCAAACTGGCCGGCGCCGGCGAAACCATCAAGGTGCCAAGCGTTGGCGACCGTCCACCGCGCGAACTGTCGCGTCAGGCCCTGGCCGAAGTGGTCGAGCCGCGTTACGACGAACTGTTCACGTTGATCCAGGCCGAACTGCGTCGCAGCGGCTACGAAGACTTGATCCCGGCCGGCATCGTGCTGACTGGCGGCACGTCGAAGATGGAAGGCGCCACTGAACTGGCCGAGGAAATCTTCCACATGCCGGTACGCCTCGGTGTACCGCATGGCGTCAAAGGCCTGGATGACGTGGTGCGCAACCCGATCTATTCCACTGGCGTTGGTTTGTTGATGTACGGCCTGCAAAAGCAGTCCGACGGGGTTTCGTTCTCCGGTATCGGCAGCCGCGACAGCTACAGCAACGAAGAGCCGCAGGCGCCGTTGCTGGACCGCTTGAAGAAGTGGGTTCAGGGCAACTTTTAA
- a CDS encoding cell division protein FtsQ/DivIB — protein MQGAHLRHQPPAPGRKPVPRGASRMVAKEPMSARLPKANFGFLKSLFWPVLLVALGFGTYEGAQRLLPYADRPISKIAVQGDLSYISQQAVQQRIAPFVASSFFTIDLAGMRTELEQMPWIAHAEVRRVWPDQVVIRLEEQLPVARWGDESLLNNQGQAFTPKELANYEHLPQLFGPQRAQQQVMQQYQVLSQMLRPLGFSIARLELRERGSWFLTTGAGSSGPGIELLLGRGNLVEKMRRFIAIYDKTLKEQITNIARIDLRYANGLAVGWREPVAPTTAQPAVAKN, from the coding sequence ATGCAAGGCGCTCATCTGCGACATCAGCCCCCCGCACCCGGCCGCAAGCCGGTGCCGCGTGGCGCCAGCCGAATGGTGGCGAAAGAGCCGATGTCCGCGCGCCTGCCGAAAGCCAATTTCGGCTTTCTGAAAAGCCTGTTCTGGCCGGTGCTGCTGGTGGCGCTGGGCTTCGGTACGTACGAAGGCGCGCAGCGTCTGCTGCCGTACGCCGACCGGCCGATCAGCAAGATCGCGGTGCAGGGCGACCTGAGCTACATCAGCCAGCAGGCGGTGCAGCAGCGCATCGCGCCATTCGTGGCGTCGAGCTTCTTCACCATCGATCTGGCCGGGATGCGCACCGAGCTTGAGCAGATGCCATGGATCGCCCACGCCGAAGTGCGTCGCGTGTGGCCGGATCAAGTGGTGATCCGCCTCGAAGAACAACTGCCGGTCGCGCGTTGGGGCGACGAATCGTTACTCAACAACCAGGGCCAGGCGTTCACGCCCAAGGAACTGGCGAACTACGAACATCTGCCGCAACTGTTCGGCCCACAACGGGCGCAGCAGCAAGTGATGCAGCAGTACCAGGTATTGAGCCAGATGTTGCGCCCGCTGGGTTTTTCGATTGCACGCCTGGAATTGCGTGAACGCGGCAGCTGGTTCCTGACCACCGGTGCCGGCAGTTCCGGCCCTGGCATCGAGTTGCTGCTGGGACGCGGCAACCTGGTGGAAAAGATGCGCCGCTTCATCGCCATCTATGACAAGACGCTGAAAGAGCAGATTACGAACATTGCGCGCATCGATCTGCGCTACGCCAACGGCCTCGCTGTTGGCTGGCGGGAACCCGTAGCGCCGACGACAGCCCAACCCGCTGTCGCAAAGAATTAA
- a CDS encoding D-alanine--D-alanine ligase, which produces MTAAYAKLFSTIAPKDFGRVAVLFGGLSAEREVSLKSGNAVLEALQSAGVDAFGIDVGDDFLQRLLSEKIDRAFIILHGRGGEDGSMQGLLECAGIPYTGSGILASALAMDKLRTKQVWHSLGIPTPRHAVLCSEADCISAATELGFPLIVKPAHEGSSIGMAKVSSASELIDAWKAASTYDSQVLVEQWIQGPEFTIATLRDQVLPPIALGTPHSFYDYDAKYIANDTQYRIPCGLDAAKEQELMDLTAKACEALGIAGWGRADVMQDADGQFWFLEVNTAPGMTDHSLVPMAARAAGLDFQQLVLAILAASVEDAGNKEARG; this is translated from the coding sequence ATGACTGCTGCCTACGCCAAGCTGTTTTCCACCATCGCGCCGAAAGACTTCGGCCGCGTCGCCGTGCTCTTCGGCGGCCTGAGTGCCGAGCGTGAGGTTTCGTTGAAATCCGGTAACGCCGTGCTCGAGGCGCTGCAAAGCGCTGGCGTGGACGCGTTCGGCATCGATGTCGGCGACGACTTCCTGCAGCGTCTGCTCAGCGAAAAGATCGACCGTGCGTTCATCATTCTCCACGGTCGCGGCGGCGAAGACGGCAGCATGCAAGGCCTGCTTGAGTGCGCGGGCATTCCGTACACCGGCAGTGGCATTCTGGCCTCGGCGCTGGCCATGGACAAACTGCGCACCAAGCAGGTCTGGCACAGCCTCGGGATTCCGACGCCACGTCACGCCGTGCTGTGCAGTGAAGCCGATTGTATTTCGGCAGCGACGGAACTGGGCTTCCCTTTGATCGTCAAACCGGCGCATGAAGGTTCAAGTATCGGGATGGCCAAAGTGAGTTCTGCGTCCGAGTTGATCGACGCATGGAAAGCGGCCAGTACCTACGATTCACAAGTGTTGGTCGAGCAATGGATTCAAGGTCCGGAGTTCACCATCGCCACTCTGCGTGACCAGGTGTTGCCTCCTATCGCCCTGGGTACACCGCACTCGTTCTACGACTACGACGCCAAGTACATCGCCAACGATACCCAGTACCGCATTCCGTGCGGGCTGGATGCCGCCAAGGAGCAGGAACTCATGGATCTCACGGCCAAGGCCTGTGAGGCGCTGGGTATTGCCGGTTGGGGCCGGGCGGATGTGATGCAGGATGCCGACGGGCAGTTCTGGTTCCTCGAAGTGAATACCGCACCGGGCATGACCGATCACAGTCTGGTGCCGATGGCGGCGCGAGCCGCCGGTCTGGATTTCCAGCAACTGGTACTGGCTATTCTGGCGGCCAGCGTTGAAGACGCCGGCAATAAAGAGGCGCGAGGTTAA
- the murC gene encoding UDP-N-acetylmuramate--L-alanine ligase: MVENQKAMPQPEMRRIRRIHFVGIGGVGMCGIAEVLLNLGYQVSGSDLKASPVTERLESFGAQIFIGHRAENAAAADVLVVSSAVNTSNPEVATALERRIPVVPRAEMLAELMRYRHGIAVAGTHGKTTTTSLIASVFAAGGLDPTFVIGGRLNAAGTNAQLGTSRYLIAEADESDASFLHLQPLVAVVTNIDADHMATYDGDFNKLKKTFVEFLHNLPFYGLAVMCLDDPVVREILPLVKRPTVTYGFSEDADVRAINVRQQGMQTFFTVLRPDREPLEVSVNMPGNHNVLNSLATICIATDEGVSDEAIVQGLSGFQGVGRRFQVYGELPVDGGNVMLVDDYGHHPTEVAAVIKAVRGGWPERRLVMVYQPHRYSRTRDLYDDFVNVLADANVLLLMEVYPAGEEPIPGADSRKLCNSIRQRGQLDPIYIERGVDLAPLVKPLLRAGDILLCQGAGDIGGLAPKLLKSELFAGAVAASVEGKLK, from the coding sequence ATGGTTGAGAATCAGAAAGCCATGCCACAACCGGAAATGCGCCGCATCCGCCGCATCCACTTCGTCGGTATCGGCGGCGTGGGTATGTGCGGTATCGCCGAAGTGCTGTTGAACCTGGGCTATCAAGTCTCCGGTTCCGACCTGAAAGCCTCGCCGGTCACCGAGCGCCTGGAATCCTTCGGCGCGCAGATCTTCATTGGTCACCGTGCCGAGAACGCTGCGGCCGCTGATGTGCTGGTAGTGTCGAGCGCGGTGAACACCTCCAACCCGGAAGTCGCGACCGCGCTTGAGCGCCGTATCCCGGTGGTACCGCGTGCGGAAATGCTCGCCGAGCTGATGCGCTATCGCCACGGCATCGCCGTCGCCGGTACCCACGGCAAAACTACGACTACCAGCCTGATCGCTTCGGTGTTCGCTGCCGGTGGCCTCGATCCGACCTTTGTAATCGGTGGCCGGTTGAATGCCGCGGGCACCAATGCCCAACTCGGCACCAGCCGTTACCTGATCGCCGAAGCCGACGAGAGCGATGCGAGCTTCCTGCATTTGCAGCCGCTGGTGGCCGTGGTCACCAACATCGACGCCGATCACATGGCGACCTACGACGGCGACTTCAACAAACTGAAGAAAACCTTCGTCGAATTCCTGCACAACCTGCCGTTCTACGGGCTGGCGGTGATGTGCCTGGACGATCCGGTGGTGCGTGAAATCCTGCCGCTGGTCAAGCGTCCGACCGTGACCTATGGCTTCAGCGAAGACGCCGACGTGCGCGCGATCAATGTTCGCCAGCAAGGCATGCAGACGTTCTTCACCGTGCTGCGCCCGGATCGCGAGCCGCTGGAAGTGTCGGTGAACATGCCCGGCAACCACAACGTGCTCAACTCGCTGGCGACCATTTGTATTGCCACCGACGAGGGCGTCAGCGATGAAGCCATCGTACAGGGGCTCTCGGGTTTCCAGGGCGTGGGTCGACGCTTCCAGGTCTACGGCGAACTGCCGGTCGACGGCGGCAACGTGATGCTGGTTGACGACTACGGCCATCACCCGACCGAAGTCGCGGCGGTGATCAAAGCCGTGCGCGGTGGCTGGCCGGAGCGCCGTCTGGTGATGGTGTATCAGCCGCACCGTTACAGCCGCACCCGCGATCTGTACGACGACTTCGTCAATGTACTGGCCGACGCCAACGTGCTGCTGCTGATGGAAGTCTATCCGGCCGGCGAAGAGCCGATCCCCGGCGCCGACAGCCGCAAGCTGTGCAACAGCATCCGTCAGCGCGGCCAGCTCGACCCGATCTACATCGAGCGTGGCGTCGACCTCGCGCCGCTGGTCAAGCCGCTGCTGCGTGCCGGCGACATCCTGCTGTGCCAGGGCGCCGGTGATATCGGCGGTCTCGCGCCGAAGCTGTTGAAAAGTGAATTGTTCGCTGGCGCCGTGGCGGCGTCGGTCGAGGGGAAGTTGAAATGA
- the murG gene encoding undecaprenyldiphospho-muramoylpentapeptide beta-N-acetylglucosaminyltransferase, which produces MGANVLIMAGGTGGHVFPALACAREFQERGYTVHWLGTPRGIENELVPAAGLELHRINASGLRGKGKLSLLKAPLMLLKSVWQARAIMRRLKPVCVVGFGGYVTGPGGLAAKLAGVPVIVHEQNAVAGTANRLLVPFAARVCEAFPDTFTLSDSRRTTGNPVRSELFLEISRPALAGRKPRLLILGGSLGAEPLNKLLPEALAQVAADLRPEVFHQAGKNHDEVTAERYRAAGVEAQVQPFIKDMAHAYGWADLVVCRAGALTISELAAAGLPSMLVPLPHAIDDHQTRNADYLAREGAAFLMPQRTTGAADLAARLTEVLMQPQRLEAMAQAARRLAKPDATRSVVDTCLEVAHG; this is translated from the coding sequence ATGGGCGCTAACGTATTGATCATGGCCGGCGGTACCGGCGGCCACGTGTTCCCGGCGCTGGCCTGTGCCCGCGAGTTTCAGGAGCGCGGCTACACCGTGCACTGGCTCGGCACGCCACGCGGCATCGAAAACGAACTGGTCCCGGCGGCGGGTCTCGAGTTGCACCGGATCAACGCCAGCGGCCTGCGCGGCAAGGGCAAACTGTCGTTGCTCAAGGCACCGTTGATGTTGCTGAAATCGGTGTGGCAGGCACGGGCAATCATGCGTCGCCTGAAGCCGGTGTGTGTGGTCGGCTTCGGTGGTTATGTGACCGGGCCCGGCGGCCTCGCAGCGAAACTGGCCGGCGTGCCGGTGATCGTTCACGAGCAGAACGCCGTCGCTGGCACCGCCAATCGGTTGCTGGTGCCGTTCGCCGCCCGAGTGTGTGAAGCGTTCCCCGACACCTTTACTCTGTCGGACAGCCGCCGTACCACCGGTAATCCGGTGCGCAGCGAGCTGTTCCTCGAAATATCGCGACCGGCGCTGGCCGGCCGCAAACCGCGTTTGCTGATCCTTGGCGGTAGCCTGGGCGCAGAACCGTTGAATAAATTGCTGCCTGAAGCCCTGGCCCAGGTCGCTGCCGATTTGCGCCCGGAAGTGTTTCATCAGGCCGGCAAAAATCACGATGAAGTGACTGCCGAGCGTTACCGCGCCGCGGGCGTGGAAGCGCAGGTGCAGCCGTTCATCAAAGACATGGCCCACGCCTATGGCTGGGCTGACCTGGTGGTATGCCGCGCAGGCGCGTTGACCATCAGTGAGCTGGCGGCCGCCGGTCTGCCCTCGATGCTGGTGCCTTTGCCCCACGCGATCGACGATCACCAGACCCGCAACGCCGATTATTTGGCTCGCGAAGGCGCTGCCTTCCTGATGCCGCAAAGAACGACTGGCGCCGCGGACCTTGCCGCGCGCCTGACAGAGGTCTTGATGCAACCGCAACGACTCGAAGCAATGGCCCAAGCGGCCCGCCGTCTGGCCAAACCCGATGCCACCCGTAGCGTGGTCGATACCTGTCTGGAGGTGGCCCATGGTTGA
- the ftsW gene encoding putative lipid II flippase FtsW: MNLRNIIKPYPSPLITGRGIDLDFPMLAGCLALLGLGLIMIASASTEVAAAQSGSPLYYMIRHLIYVVLGLGACIVTMMIPIATWQRLGWMMLIGAFGLLVMVIIPGIGREVNGSMRWIGFSFFNVQPSEIAKVFVVIYLAGYLVRRQKEVRESWMGFFKPFIVLLPMAGLLLMEPDFGATVVMMGAAAAMLFLGGVGLFRFSLMVVLAVGAVVLLIQMQPYRMARLTNFADPWADQFGAGYQLSQALIAFGRGEWLGVGLGNSVQKQFYLPEAHTDFVFSVLAEELGAVGSLCTVALFVFVCVRGMYIGLWAEKAKQFFAAYVAYGLSFLWIGQFLINIGVNVGLLPTKGLTLPFLSYGGSSLVICCACLGLLLRIEWESRTHLGSEEMEFHESDFAEEPTHGR; encoded by the coding sequence ATGAACCTTAGAAACATCATCAAACCGTACCCGTCGCCGTTGATCACCGGGCGTGGCATCGACCTCGATTTCCCGATGCTCGCCGGGTGCCTGGCGCTGCTCGGGCTCGGTTTGATCATGATTGCCTCCGCGTCCACCGAAGTGGCGGCGGCGCAGTCGGGCAGTCCGCTGTATTACATGATTCGCCACCTTATTTATGTGGTGCTGGGTTTGGGCGCGTGCATCGTCACCATGATGATCCCGATCGCCACCTGGCAGCGCCTCGGCTGGATGATGCTGATCGGCGCGTTCGGTTTGCTGGTGATGGTGATCATCCCCGGCATCGGCCGCGAAGTGAACGGTTCGATGCGCTGGATCGGTTTCAGCTTCTTCAACGTGCAGCCCTCGGAAATCGCCAAGGTGTTTGTGGTGATCTACCTCGCCGGTTATCTGGTGCGTCGCCAGAAAGAAGTGCGCGAGAGCTGGATGGGCTTTTTCAAGCCGTTCATCGTGCTGCTGCCGATGGCCGGTCTGCTGCTGATGGAGCCGGACTTCGGCGCCACCGTGGTGATGATGGGCGCGGCGGCGGCGATGCTGTTTTTGGGCGGGGTCGGGCTGTTCCGTTTCTCGCTGATGGTGGTGCTGGCGGTCGGTGCCGTGGTCTTGCTGATTCAGATGCAGCCCTACCGGATGGCGCGTCTGACCAACTTCGCCGACCCGTGGGCCGACCAGTTCGGCGCCGGTTATCAACTGTCGCAAGCGTTGATCGCGTTTGGTCGCGGTGAATGGCTGGGCGTGGGCCTGGGCAACAGCGTGCAGAAGCAGTTCTACCTGCCGGAAGCGCACACCGACTTCGTGTTCTCGGTACTCGCCGAAGAACTCGGCGCGGTCGGTTCGCTGTGCACCGTCGCGCTGTTCGTGTTCGTGTGTGTTCGCGGCATGTACATCGGCTTGTGGGCCGAGAAGGCCAAGCAGTTCTTCGCCGCTTATGTGGCTTACGGTCTGTCGTTCCTGTGGATTGGTCAGTTCCTGATCAACATCGGTGTGAACGTCGGCCTGCTGCCGACCAAGGGTCTGACCTTGCCGTTCCTCAGTTACGGCGGTAGTTCGCTGGTGATCTGCTGCGCCTGTCTGGGCTTGTTGCTGCGCATCGAGTGGGAGAGTCGAACCCACTTGGGCAGCGAAGAGATGGAATTCCATGAAAGCGACTTCGCCGAGGAGCCGACTCATGGGCGCTAA
- the murD gene encoding UDP-N-acetylmuramoyl-L-alanine--D-glutamate ligase, which produces MSLIASDHFRIVVGLGKSGMSLVRFLANRGVAFAVADTRDNPPELATLKRDYPHVEVRCGELDVEFLCRADELYVSPGLALATPALQAAAARGVKMSGDIELFARNARAPIVAITGSNAKSTVTTLVGEMAAAAGKRVAVGGNLGTPALDLLSDDIELYVMELSSFQLETTDQLNAEVATVLNISEDHMDRYSGLPAYHLAKHRIFRGAKQFVVNRQDALSRPLIGEGQPYWTFGLNKPDFKAFGLREEGGEKYLAFEFQNLLPVRELKVRGAHNQSNALAALALGHAVGLPFDAMLSALRNFTGLEHRCQWVRDLDGVAYYNDSKATNVGAALAAIEGLGADIDGKVILIAGGDGKGAEFNDLRAPVAANCRAVVLMGRDSDKIGEALGDAVPLIRATSLVDAVAQCRAAAQPGDVVLLSPACASFDMFKNYEDRGHQFVRAVEELA; this is translated from the coding sequence GTGTCTCTGATCGCTTCTGACCACTTCCGCATCGTTGTCGGCCTCGGCAAGAGCGGCATGTCCCTGGTTCGCTTCCTGGCGAACCGGGGCGTGGCGTTTGCCGTCGCCGACACGCGGGACAATCCACCGGAACTGGCCACGCTCAAGCGTGACTATCCGCACGTGGAAGTGCGTTGTGGCGAGCTGGACGTGGAATTCCTCTGCCGTGCCGACGAGCTCTACGTGAGCCCCGGCCTGGCGCTGGCGACTCCGGCCCTGCAAGCCGCTGCGGCGCGTGGCGTGAAAATGTCCGGCGACATCGAGTTGTTCGCGCGTAATGCGCGGGCGCCGATCGTCGCGATTACCGGTTCCAACGCGAAAAGCACCGTCACCACACTGGTCGGCGAGATGGCCGCTGCGGCCGGCAAACGCGTCGCCGTCGGTGGCAACCTCGGCACGCCGGCGCTGGATCTGCTCAGCGACGACATCGAGCTGTACGTGATGGAACTGTCGAGTTTTCAACTGGAAACCACCGACCAGCTCAACGCTGAAGTCGCCACCGTGCTGAACATCAGCGAAGACCATATGGATCGCTACAGCGGTCTGCCGGCGTATCACCTGGCCAAGCACCGGATCTTCCGTGGCGCGAAGCAGTTCGTGGTCAACCGTCAGGATGCGCTGAGCCGTCCTTTGATCGGCGAGGGCCAGCCGTACTGGACCTTCGGTCTGAACAAGCCGGATTTCAAGGCATTCGGTCTGCGTGAAGAGGGCGGCGAGAAATACCTGGCTTTCGAATTCCAGAATCTGCTGCCGGTGCGTGAACTGAAGGTGCGCGGTGCGCATAACCAGTCCAACGCCCTCGCGGCGCTGGCGCTCGGCCATGCGGTTGGTCTGCCGTTCGACGCCATGCTGTCGGCCCTGCGCAACTTCACCGGGCTCGAACACCGCTGCCAGTGGGTGCGTGACCTGGATGGCGTTGCCTACTACAACGATTCCAAAGCCACCAACGTCGGCGCCGCACTGGCCGCGATTGAAGGGCTGGGCGCGGACATCGACGGCAAGGTCATTCTGATCGCCGGCGGCGATGGCAAGGGCGCCGAGTTCAATGACCTGCGTGCTCCGGTCGCGGCCAACTGCCGCGCCGTGGTCCTGATGGGCCGCGACTCGGACAAGATCGGCGAAGCGCTCGGCGATGCCGTGCCTCTGATTCGTGCGACCTCGCTGGTCGATGCTGTCGCGCAATGCCGTGCCGCCGCGCAACCGGGCGATGTGGTGCTGCTGTCGCCGGCCTGCGCCAGTTTCGACATGTTCAAGAATTACGAAGACCGTGGTCACCAGTTCGTCCGCGCCGTGGAGGAACTGGCATGA